In the genome of Coregonus clupeaformis isolate EN_2021a chromosome 1, ASM2061545v1, whole genome shotgun sequence, one region contains:
- the LOC121583287 gene encoding fibroblast growth factor-binding protein 2, which produces MRFLWPLFFPLCLPVLPSTEAKRQSSDDKTSQLPPPPAGKMPKNSVPSSGGFITKVGHNCTWDASGEGVVNLLVSCSSGEQTYWCRYAGQPDLCQAYSDKKAQVRHWKQLVGKLKKRSNACKGEKVLKTPTCKAPMESHMKLKEKGKGGGKKDPVPLVPEMVEKEEKKEDRIPLLEERDWDGEVNDMEPVENYCAEGWHSVCSFFVRFFEG; this is translated from the coding sequence ATGAGGTTCCTGTGGCCCCTGTTCTTCCCCCTGTGCCTCCCTGTCCTGCCCAGCACCGAGGCCAAACGCCAGAGCTCCGACGACAAGACGTCGCAGCTCCCACCACCACCGGCAGGCAAGATGCCCAAGAACTCTGTCCCCAGCTCAGGAGGGTTCATCACAAAGGTTGGCCATAACTGTACTTGGGATGCGTCTGGGGAGGGCGTGGTGAATCTGCTGGTCAGCTGTAGCTCCGGGGAGCAGACCTACTGGTGCCGCTATGCTGGACAGCCAGACTTGTGCCAAGCCTACAGTGACAAGAAGGCACAGGTCAGGCACTGGAAACAACTGGTGGGCAAGCTGAAGAAGAGGAGCAATGCGTGCAAAGGGGAGAAGGTGCTGAAGACCCCCACCTGCAAGGCCCCCATGGAGTCCCACATGAAGCTTAAAGAGAAGGGCAAAGGCGGAGGAAAGAAGGATCCAGTGCCCCTGGTTCCTGAAATggtagagaaggaggagaagaaagaggataGGATTCCATTGTTGGAGGAGAGGGATTGGGATGGGGAGGTGAACGACATGGAGCCAGTGGAGAATTACTGTGCCGAGGGATGGCATTCTGTCTGTTCTTTCTTTGTAAGGTTTTTTGAAGGTTAA